From the genome of Nitrosomonas sp. Is79A3:
GCTGCTATTGCCAATTTGAAGCGCCGTGTCTGATTGGCATGCACCTCGATCGCTTGCAGAATGTTGTTCTCGGTTTTTTCGCCAAAACCCGGCAAGGCGCGAATTCGACCATCACGCGCAGCCCGGTACAATTGTTCCAGCGTTTGCACATCGAGATCGTGATACAGCGCTTTGACCCGCTTAGGACCAAGACCGGGTATTTTCAGAAGTTCAGTAATGGCGGACGGCAGTTCGGTATGTAATCGATCCAGTAAGCTGCAATGACCGCTGCCGACAATTTCTTTGATTTTGCCAGCCAGATCGTCTCCAATACCCGGCAGCTCTGTCAGATCTTCACCTTTCTCCAATAAACGGGATACTTCCTGCGAGAACTCGCCTACCACACGCGCGGCGTTGCGATAGGCACGTATGCGAAACGGATTGGCACCCTGTATTTCCAGCAAATCGGCAATTTCCTCGAAGACAGCGGCAATATCAGCATTATGTTTCGGCATAAAAATCTCCTCATTTGTACTGTACTGCGTCTTAACACCTTGGAGAATTGATCTATCGCAACGGTTATTCAGATTAATACATTTCAATCTACAAAACTACTACAATGAAAAATCATGCATCTGGAATGATCAAACATGAGCTCATCGTATTTTGAACATGACGCTGACATTGGAATTATCGGCCGTGGTTTAACCATCGAACAGTCTTTCGAAGCGGCGGCGCATGCGGTTTTTGCGATTATTACCAATCTTGAGGTAGTGCAGCCGGATATTACAGTGACCATCGAGTTTGAAGAATCCGATATTGAACTGGCACTGGTGGTTTGGCTCAATCTTTTACTCGGTAAATCACGAGAGCTCGGCATGGTGTTCAGTCATTTTTATATCCGGCGCCAGGAGAATCGATGGCATGGAAAAGCGCTCGGTGAGAAATGGCGCGATGGATTGGAGCGCGGCGTTGAAGTCAAAGGCGCTACGCTGACTATGCTTGCGGTAAAACAAATCGGCCCGATCTGGGAATCTCGTTGCGTGGTGGACGTATGAATAGTCAACAATTACAGCAGTTGCACGCTTATCTCTGGACGCTCCCCAAAGCCGCCGGTGAAAAACGCGCAGAAGTATTGCTTTACGGTAATCAACCTTTGCTCGAAAGCATGGATGAAAAGGTATTGCAGCAAATTGCCAATGTCGCCGCATTACCTGGCTTGGCCGGTGCAGCAATGACAATGCCGGACGCGCATTGGGGGTATGGATTTCCCATCGGCGGCGTGGCGGCATTTGATGCGGAACAAGGCGGCATCATTTCAGCCGGCGGTGTCGGATTCGATATTTCCTGCGGCATCCGCTGCCTGCGCAGCAATCTCAATTTGCACGACGCCGCACCGCTTTTGCGTCAACTGGCGGATAGACTGTTCGCAACCATTCCTGCTGGCGTCGGTGAAGAAGGCAATATCAGTTTGAATCCGCACCAGCTCGACCAAGTACTACACGGCGGCGCGCAATGGGCTGTGAAACAGGGTTATGGTGATGCGGCCGATCTGGAATATGTGGAAGAAAATGGGCGTGTAGCCGGTGCTATACCGGAAAATGTCTCTGAACTGGCCAAAAAGCGCCAGCGTGGTGAAATGGGTACCTTGGGTTCCGGCAACCATTATCTGGAAGTACAGGTAGTAGAGCATATTTACGATGCCCTTACTGCGCAAGCTTTCGGCTTACACGAAGGTCAGCTAATCATTTCCATTCACTGCGGTTCACGGGGACTCGGGCATCAAGTCGGCACCGATTATCTGATGATGCTGGCCAAGGCGGCGAGTCGCCTCGGCATACACTTGCCCGACCGGGAGTTAGCCTGCGCACCGATAAAATCTCCGGAAGGCCAGCAATATATCGGCGCGATGAATGCCGCCATTAATTGCGCACTGGCTAACCGGCAAATCCTGACACATTTGACCCGCGCCACGTTTGCAGAAGTTTATCCGCATGCAGCGCTGGAAACACTGTTTGACGTTTCGCACAATACTTGCAAGGAAGAAATGCACGAAGTGGATGGCAAATCCCGATTGCTGCATGTGCATCGTAAAGGTGCAACACGGGCGTTTGCGCCAGGACATCCCAAACTGCCAGCACGTTATCGTGCAGCGGGCCAACCTGTCATCATCGGCGGCAGCATGGGTACCGGTTCGTATATTCTTGCTGGCACCAGCAGCAATCAGGCTTTTGCCTCATGCAGCCACGGCGCAGGCCGCGCGATGAGCCGGAACCAAGCATTGAAGCAATGGAATGGCCGTGCATTGATCAATGATCTAGCGCAACAAGGTATACTAATTCGCACTCGCTCAATGCGCGGCGCAGCGGAAGAAGCGCCGGGCGCTTATAAGGATGTCGACCAAGTGGCCGAGGTTACGGAACAAGCAGGATTGGCGCGCCGGATTGCCTTTCTGCGCCCGAAAGTATGTGTTAAAGGATAGTTTCTGAAGATAATATTATTTATCAGTCTATTAAGAGGAAATAACTATGGAAGTTACCTTACAAATCACAACACGGGATATCCCCCACTCTGAAGCGCTTGAAACCCATATCCGGGAAAAAGCGGAAAAGCTTGAAAAGTTTTATCCGCACATCATGAGTTGCCGGATAGTCGTCGAGCTTCCGCACAAGCATCACCATCAAGGAAGACTATTTGACGTGCGCATTGACATGACGGTGCCGGGCGGCGAATTGGTGGTCAATCGTGTCGCCAATGAAGATGTGTATGTCGCCGTGCGAGATGCTTTCGATGCCGCCAAGCGGCAACTGGAAGATTATGCCCGCCGTCAGCGCGGCGATACCAAGCTGCACGCGCCGGTATTGCAGGGCAAGGTAATGCGCCTGTTTAAAACGGAAGATTATGGTTTTATCGAGACGTCTGACGGGTGTGAATTGTACTTTCACCGTGACAATCTGGCAGGTCATGATTTTGATCAATTGGCAGTCGGCGACACCGTGCAATTTCTTGAAGATATTGGCAGCGAGGGTTATCAAGCAAAACGAGTAAGCACAGGAAAACATCATATTCCCGGCAGTGAAAATGAATAACCGGCTATCAAGAAGCTATTGATTCAGTCCACATCGTGAAAATTGCGCCTGCTTCAGGAGACGCGTTGATTGTGGTTGATATGCAAAATGATTTTTTGCCGGGCGGTAATCTCGCGGTTGCGGGAGGAAATGAAATCATCCCGCAGTTGAATCGCTACCTTGCGCATTTTGCTGCACATCAATTGCCGGTCTTCGCAACACGTGACTGGCACCCCTTGTCGCATTGTTCCTTTCAATCGCAAGGGGGTCCATGGCCGCCACACTGCATTGCCGGTTCAGACGGCGCGGCATTTCATCCCGGCCTTAAATTACCCGCCAATGCTCACATCATTTCCAAAGCAACTTCACCGGAAACCGATGCATATTCTGGCTTTACCGGAACGCAGTTCAATGCGCTATTACAATCACTCCATATTCAGCGGGTTTTTGTGGGCGGCATCGCAACCGAATACTGTGTGCTCAACACCGTGAAGGATGCCCTGCGACTCCAGTACACAACTCTTATACTCGAGGACGCGGTGCGCGCAATCAATCAGCAGCCCGGAGACGGCCAGCGCGCGCTTAACGAAATGATCCGGCTGGGCGCCAGACCGGTCCATTATGAGGATCTTATGCCATGAACCCGCTAACCAGTCCTTTATTGGCCGATCTGTATCAATTCACCATGCTGCAAACCTATCTTGAACAGGATATGGAAGAAACTGCGGTATTTGAACTGTTCGTGCGTAAACTGCCGCCTGGAAGAAATTTCATGGTTGCAGCCGGACTGGAACAGGTCATGGAATTCCTGGAAAACCTCAAATTCTCGCCGGAAGAACTGGACTGGCTGGCAACACGCTTTCCACCGCATGTGATGACTTATCTCGAACAATTCCGTTTTGATGGCGATGTTCATGCCATGCCGGAAGGGACGATTTTCTTCCCCAATGAACCTATTCTGAGGATTACTGCGAAGATGCCGCAGGCTCAATTGGTCGAATCACGTATTATTAATTTGATGCATTTTGAAACACTGATCGCTTCCAAAGCAGCCCGCTCGGTACTGGTAGCGCCGGATCAACTGCTGGTTGATTTCGGCATGCGCCGGGCGCATGGCGCAGAAGCGGGATTACTGGCCGCCCGGGCCAGTTACTTAGCAGGCTTTTCCGGCACGGCAACCGTACTGGCGGGAACACTGTTCGACATTCCACTGTTCGGCACGATGGCGCACTCCTTCATTCAGGCGCATCAAGATGAAAGCGACGCCTTTGAACATTTTGCGCGCTCCCATCCCAACAACACGGTGTTACTCATT
Proteins encoded in this window:
- a CDS encoding archease — protein: MSSSYFEHDADIGIIGRGLTIEQSFEAAAHAVFAIITNLEVVQPDITVTIEFEESDIELALVVWLNLLLGKSRELGMVFSHFYIRRQENRWHGKALGEKWRDGLERGVEVKGATLTMLAVKQIGPIWESRCVVDV
- a CDS encoding RtcB family protein encodes the protein MNSQQLQQLHAYLWTLPKAAGEKRAEVLLYGNQPLLESMDEKVLQQIANVAALPGLAGAAMTMPDAHWGYGFPIGGVAAFDAEQGGIISAGGVGFDISCGIRCLRSNLNLHDAAPLLRQLADRLFATIPAGVGEEGNISLNPHQLDQVLHGGAQWAVKQGYGDAADLEYVEENGRVAGAIPENVSELAKKRQRGEMGTLGSGNHYLEVQVVEHIYDALTAQAFGLHEGQLIISIHCGSRGLGHQVGTDYLMMLAKAASRLGIHLPDRELACAPIKSPEGQQYIGAMNAAINCALANRQILTHLTRATFAEVYPHAALETLFDVSHNTCKEEMHEVDGKSRLLHVHRKGATRAFAPGHPKLPARYRAAGQPVIIGGSMGTGSYILAGTSSNQAFASCSHGAGRAMSRNQALKQWNGRALINDLAQQGILIRTRSMRGAAEEAPGAYKDVDQVAEVTEQAGLARRIAFLRPKVCVKG
- the raiA gene encoding ribosome-associated translation inhibitor RaiA produces the protein MEVTLQITTRDIPHSEALETHIREKAEKLEKFYPHIMSCRIVVELPHKHHHQGRLFDVRIDMTVPGGELVVNRVANEDVYVAVRDAFDAAKRQLEDYARRQRGDTKLHAPVLQGKVMRLFKTEDYGFIETSDGCELYFHRDNLAGHDFDQLAVGDTVQFLEDIGSEGYQAKRVSTGKHHIPGSENE
- a CDS encoding nicotinamidase yields the protein MKIAPASGDALIVVDMQNDFLPGGNLAVAGGNEIIPQLNRYLAHFAAHQLPVFATRDWHPLSHCSFQSQGGPWPPHCIAGSDGAAFHPGLKLPANAHIISKATSPETDAYSGFTGTQFNALLQSLHIQRVFVGGIATEYCVLNTVKDALRLQYTTLILEDAVRAINQQPGDGQRALNEMIRLGARPVHYEDLMP
- a CDS encoding nicotinate phosphoribosyltransferase, coding for MNPLTSPLLADLYQFTMLQTYLEQDMEETAVFELFVRKLPPGRNFMVAAGLEQVMEFLENLKFSPEELDWLATRFPPHVMTYLEQFRFDGDVHAMPEGTIFFPNEPILRITAKMPQAQLVESRIINLMHFETLIASKAARSVLVAPDQLLVDFGMRRAHGAEAGLLAARASYLAGFSGTATVLAGTLFDIPLFGTMAHSFIQAHQDESDAFEHFARSHPNNTVLLIDTYDTEAAAHKVVTLAKKLKADKINIQGIRLDSGNLAEHAKNVRQILDEGGLQNTTIFASGNLDEYKLQTLLSAHAPIDGVGIGTALDISIDAPSLDCAYKLQEYAGKPRRKRSEGKATWPGRKQVYRQHADAGCMAGDIVALEDDDPQQGESLIQPFMRSGKRLHPNPSLHELRSQTLVNYKRLPAAMTALDPAPGYPVTISSALRAMADQLDKERVLHDREAVK